The sequence CTCACGCGCTCCTTCGAGAAGGTCCGCGCCAGGAGGTCCGGGTCGAGGGGTATTGCGAGGAAGTCGTCGGGGTACTTGTCGGGATTCTTGATTACGTCACCTGTAAGGGCGAAGGCTCGTCGAAGGTTTCGATCAACTTGGCGACGCCGCGCTGCGGAAATCATCGAAGCGCAGCCTCCACGCGTTCCCGGAAGATCGTCCAGTTCTCGAGAATGTCGCTTCGCGCTTCTTGCAGGGCGACTTTCAACCTGGTCGAACGCTTTTCGCGGGCCATGGTAGTGACGCGATCCTGTTCAGGGAGCCAAGCGCGGTGGAGGTGAACATAACCGTGACACGTGTCGTACCGCGCGACCTCATGCCACGCGCCACCGATTCTGGCGCGGTAGTTCAACGCGAAGGACAATACGCGCCCCCTTTGTGTCCGAATCGCGACATCGATGACGTCATCGAGTGATAGATCGACCTCGTACCTCTTATATATTGTCCTCATGGGTCAATTGACCTCAAAAGCAACTTTAGTGATGAAACGCCGTCGGAAGCGCACACGGGCCGCAAGGTCATCAGAGTACTGTCGGGGGACATCGCCGAAAACGGCGGCAGGCGGCGAAACTACTCCCGGGCACGGGTCCGGCCAGACATTTGTTCCCAGAGCGAAAGCGGCCATGACGAGATGCAGGCCGACGTCGATTGGCATCGGTCAGATCGACGCGAAGAATTCGGAGCGAAGCCGAACAGTTTCCTGGGACGATACGTCCACGTCTAGGCCCAGTTCTTTGCGTTTCTCTGCGAGCAGGCAGCCATCGACGAAATCCACGAGACGCGCACCGGGACGGCTGGCCTCGGAGCGGGCGTCGGTCGTGCAGTGGCCGGTGGTGATGAGGATGCCGTGCTGGGAGCGGGCGTCGAGCGGGGCGCGAGCGGCCAGGACGAAGGTTATATGCGGCGGGGGCGTGATTTGAACACGCGAACGCTCGTCCAAGCGTCGCCCGATCTAGAGTCGGGCGCCATCCCGCGCTAGGCGCTGGATGACTCGCTACGCTCGTCATCTGCGTAATCGCCCGCTCACGCGGTCGCTTACGACCCGCCTAGTCCCTTTTTGTTTTCTCGTGACTTGAACTTGCACAGGGGACCCGTCGCCGAATTCGGTGGCAGGCGGCGAAACTACCCCCTTGAGCCGACGTCAGGGCCAGCGCGTTTGCACCTTCGACGAACTCTCGCGGAAAGAATCACGACAGCGGAGCAACTTGCCTCGATTGACGCTTATGCCATCAAAAACCCGGACGCGCCGCGAATCCAGAATCGTCGACGTCTGCCTTCGATGCGGTTCAGACGTAGAGCGGTGCCATTTCTGCCCTGACGCGGCACGCCACTTCGTTTCCCCACCGATCGATCACGTTGGCGACCGCGACCTCTACGTCTGCGACAGGCACTTGGTCTTACTCAACGTGGAGGACGGCGGTTTTGCAAATCCCTCCATTCATTTCCACCCGCGGTGCTTCGCAAGCTTCCGCAGCTCGTCCATAAGTTTGGGCACGTGGATTTCCACCGTGCTCCACACCTCTGATAGTTCAATCCGGTCGTATCCGTGTATCAAGAGGTCCCTGAACCTCGCCATCTCGGTCCAGGCGATCTGCGGCGTCTCCTTCTTGAGGGCATCCGAAACGCGTTTGGAGATCTCACCGATGACCTCGAAATTGCGAAGCACTGCATCTTGCGCCATTTCAGACTGATGGAACGCGCCCTTGCCGCCACTCGTGTGTCGGGAAATGCGCTCGGCGAGTTCCAGCATCTGGAGGACGTAGAGCCGGTCCCGGTCGACTTTCAAGGTCAAACCGCGACGGCCTCCGCGAGGACCGTCTGGCGCATGAGCGGGTGGAGTGCTCCTTGGGAAACGACATCAACGCGCGCTCCGAGCAGTCGCTCCAGATCATCGACGAGTCCCGCGTGGTCGACGAGGGTTCGTCCGGGCTCGAACTCGACTAGGAAATCAATGTCGCTTCTCTCGTTCGCATCGCCGCGGGCCACCGAACCGAAAACGCGGATGTTTTTGGCCCCCCGCTTGGCGGCGAGGGCCAGGATCTCCGCTCGACGCTTTCGGATCATGCGCAGCGTATCCGTCGGGATCACGTCCGTGATTCCACCTCCGGAGGCTTCAAACCTTCCCTCCGGGCAAACCAAGCATCGGAGGGAAAACGCGGCCTTGTGGCCGAAAACGGCGGCAGGAGGCGAAACTACTCGCATGAATCGCTCAACGGCACGCGCGTTTTCACCTTCGACGAACTCCTGCTGGAAGAACCACGGTGGAAGGCTGACTTTCCTCCAGTGACGCTTATGTCATCCAAAACCCGTACCCGCCGCGAATCAAGGGTCGTCGACATCTGCCAAGCGTGCGGTTCAGACGTCGAGCGGTGCCACTTCTGCCCGGATCCAGCAAGACACTTCGTATCGCCCCCGATCGATCACGTCGGCGACCGCGACCTCTACGCATGCGACAGGCACCTGGTCATACTCAACTTGGAGGACGCCAGCTTTCGAAAAGAAGTGACCGAACGGCTGGGCAACGCGCAGTGGGAGATCGGGATGTATTCGCCGGCGGATGGGTGCGAGTGCGATACGTGGGGATGAATGACGGCGCGGCCTAGAGGCGGCCAGTGGGCACCGAGGCCGGTTCGCGAGCGTTGCGCGGGGGGGAGTGGCCCCCAGGTAGCGGCGGACGGCCCCGGGGCCCCGCACACGCCGTAGGCAGACCGCCTGGCTGAACCTTGTCGGTCACATCTCTTCGTGTCGACAGTCGCGGGTCCGTCACGAGGTCGAATAGCCGAACAGTCGGTCATACTTCTTGTGATCGATGATGAAGAGGATGGTGACCACGTTCTGGCGTCCCGCTTCGGTCGGAATCGTGTAAAGTAAGCGCCAGCCTCCGGGGATTTCGCCCCGCCAGAGGTTGGAGATTCCGTATCGCTTCCGCAGGGCAGGGGGGATGAGCACCCGCCGAACGTGGTCTCCTGCCTGGCTGTCGCCGGCCAGGCGGTTTATCCACCACCGCACTTTGCGGCGTTGACGCGGCGATAGGTCTGGTAGCGCGCCCTCTGCTTCGGCCGTCAGGTAGACCGAGTTGATCATGCGATCCGCTTGTAGGTGAGCCGGCGCCACGCCTTGTCGTCCGTCACGAGTGACCAGACGACGCCCTTTGACCCTTCGGTGACAAAACCGAGGCGCTTCAGCTCATCCACGGCGAGCCTTACCATCGAGTGCCGCACGGCCCGCGCCTCCATGCGACGCTTTACCTCATTAAGAGTCAATGGGGCGTCGGCGTCGCGCAAGATAGTCTCGACTTCGTGCAGGGTCGACAGGGTGGGGCCTCGTCCCTTCAACTTCGGGGGCCGTGGAAGTGACATTCTCGTTACTTGCATTTGTCGTTACCTATCATTAAGATTCCGGTGGGTGTCGTTATTACGGCCTCCGGTATACGCGCTCTCCTTAGATGGTCGCCGAAAGTGATGGCTCGGAAGATGGGAGAAGCGTTCGGCGATGGTGACGACGCCATACCCTTCGTGCCGTCGCCGATGGCCCAAGAAGTCACCGGCGACCTCCAAGAGTGCGGCAAGGACCGGGTGTTACTCAACGCGGAGCATGGGAGCTTTCGAGGCGAGGTGCTCCGACAGCTCGGAAGCGTGCCGTGGGCGATCAGGATGTACGCGGCGACGGACGGGTGTGGGTGCGATACGTGGGCGTGAGGACGGCGTGCGATGGGATTGGCGCGCCTGGCGCAAGCATTTGCGGTCATCGCAAGGACGCGGGGCGAAGATTATATGCGGCGGGGGCGTGATTTGATTCCGTGGAACTGCGATTCCACGTCACCGGCGACCCTTGGCCGCCGGCCTCGCGAACGCTCCGTCAAGCGTGCCAAGTCTTCAGCCGGGCGCCATACCTGACTAGGCGACCCCGCCTAGTCCCTCTTTCTTTTTCAAGCTCTTGAAGTTGAATCTAACCCCCGTCGCCGCAAACGGCGCTAGGAGGCGAAACTACTCGCTTGCGCCGGCTAAGCCGCAGCGTGGGGGCACCTTCGACGAACCGCTGCAGGAAGAACCACGCTGGTGGCGCAACTTGCCTCGATTGACGCGTATGTAACCCAAGACCCGAACGCGCCGCGCACACCGTGGCGTCAGACCCTTTCGTGGTCACTCGTCCAGGACAGCAAGTCCTTCGTGGTCCAGATCCTCGCGCCGGTGTTTTCGAAATGTCGCACGTTCTGCGTCCAGATCCCGTCACAATCCAGAGCCAACGCCAGAGCGAGGAATGGCGCGTCGCCTGGATCCCGGCCGCGCATCCGATTGGTCGCCTCACCGATGAAAGCATCATAATCCACGCGGGCGACGATCTCGATCCCGTCGGTCACGAGCAAGAAGAGCAGGTTGAATTCGGGTCCCGATAGATTGGCGCGTTCGATTATCGCTCTTCGATGGCGTCGCATTTCCGCAAGCATCCATTCGGGTGCCACCAGGCCGAGCGGCGGGTCCACGAGGATCGCGCGCGTCGCCCCATCGCGAAGAAGTGCGGCGAAAACGACGTTCGAGTCGACGACGAGTCTCACGAAAGGCCGTGTCTTTTGGAGATGCCCTTCTTGACGAGCCGGTCCAACTCTTCCACGTCGTCGCGGGTGAGCCTGCTCTTTTGGGCGATGGCGTCAGCGATCTCGAGCTTTCGAAGGTGATCCTCGATGGCGCGCCGGACGACCGCGCTCCAATTGACCTCATCGTGGCGGGACATCTGGTCCTTGAGGTCGTCGGGCACGGAGACCGTCAGGTTCGGCATTGTGGATTCACGTGATATCACACTATTACACATCCTCATAGATATTGGTTGCGGTGGGCGGCTCCTGGTTGGCCACGACGGCCCATCGCCCTTCAACCTTCCATCGAAATCAAGGTTCACCCGGGACCCGTCGCCGAAAACGGCGGCAGGAGGCGAAACTAATCCGAACGACGGCCACGTTGACACGCACCTAAGTGGTCGCACCTAATGCCGCGCCAATGGAAGCCATTCCAGCGCTCGCTAGATTGACCGAAAACACGCTGGCCGGAGCCGGGCGGATTCGTGTGAAGGGACATCCACGCCAAGCCCGAGATCCTTCAGTTTCTCGGCGAGAAGGTAGCTGTCGACGAGATCGACGAGACGGGCGCCTAGGCGGCCGAAGAATTTAAGCGGGGCGGGGGAGATTCGAACTCCCGAGGGTGTGAGCCACCTACCGGGTCTTCAGCCCGGCACCTTGACCGCTCGGTCACCGCCACGCGGGCTTCGCCCGCTTCGCCTCGGACACTTTCGTGTCCTTCGGCCCCGCGGACGCCGGCACGCGTCGGCACGTCGTCCGCGCCTTGGGCGCGGGCGACACCGTGGTGGCTCGGTTCTCCATAGCTTTTAGGGGTCTTGACTTCGAAGGGGACCCCCGTCGCCGAAAACGGCGCTAGGCGGCGAAACTACTCGCTTGGGCCGGCTGAGCCGCAGCGTGGGGGTACCTTCGACGAACTCCCGCTGGAAGAACCACGGTGGAAAGCTGACTTTCCTCCAGTGACGCTCATGCCATCGAAGACCCGGACCCGCTGCGAATCAAGGGTCGTCGACATCTGCCCGCGATGCGGTTCAGACGTCGAGCGGTGCCACTTCTGCCCCCAAGCGGCAAGACACTTCGTATCGCCCCCGATCGATCACGTCGGCGACCGCGACCTCTACGTGTGCGACAGGCACCTCATCCTACTCAACGTGGAGGACGCCAGTTTCCGAAGGGAAGTGATAGAAGAGCTCGGCAGCCCGCAGTGGGAGATCGGGATGTACGCGGCGAGGGACGGGTGCGGGCACGATAGGTGGGAATACGGCGCCAAAAACGGTTGGCGTGCCTACGACGTCAGCAAGAGTAGCCACACAGGAATGCTCCAGACGTCTGCTCCGACGTCGAACGCATCCCTGGTCGCAAGCAAAGGGATGACGTCGTTGGTTTCTCGGAAAGCGTCGCCGAGACGTTTGCGGCCTGTGCTGCCTGCGGCGCGGTACTTGCATTCGACGGCGAGCCACGTGCCAGGAAGCTCCACCAGGAAGTCGACCTCAGGTCGCTCCCAGTAGCCGATGCGTCCGGCGCGATGGCCTATGGTGTTGAACTGTAATCGGCGCAAGTGGTCAAAGAGGACGCCTTCCACGATCCGTCCGATTTCGCCCGACCGTTCGAGATCCTCAAGCCGCGGGGAGGCCGACAGGTATGTGCGCAATCCCGCGTCTTGGATGTAGGCCTTGTCGGCTTTCGCGGGAACGATCTTGAGGGACCCGTTGAGTTGGGGAAGCTGGTGGACGATGAACAGCTCCTCGGCTATGCTTTTCCAGGTGGCGGGTGTCTCCTTGTCCACTCCAAGGTCTTTCGCGTACGAGGCCGCGACGAATTTCCCGCCCTGCTCTTTTGCAAGCTTTGATAGGAAGGCGCGAAATGCCCCGGGTTTGCGCACCTTCTCGTAAAGCTTGAGGTCCTTGCTCAAGACCGTGTCCGTCGTGTTCTCGAAAAAGCGCATCGCGTCTTCCTCGGTGGAGGGCGGCTGCGCAGCGGGATACCCGCCGCGTAGGACGTAGATGTCGAAAAGCGCCTTGATCTCGCCTTCATGCTCGCTGGCGGCTCTGTAGAGCGCCTCCAAACTGGAGGCGAGCGCGTGTCTCGAAGCGCGCGTTGACGTCGCGAATAGGCGCCTGGTCGCTCTCGCCTGCGCGTGAAGGGGTCCTGTCGTTGGCAGGGCGTTTTGGACCACTTCACCGAATTTCAGCGGGTGGATATGGCTTCGCTCGACGCGCCCAGGAAGGTCCGCCGTGGGCGGATTGATGAGGGCCGCGCTGCTGCTGCCAGTGGCGAGCACCCTCAACGCCGGGTGGTACAGGTCGTAGAGACCCTTGAGTTCGCTTCCCCAATCCGGAAGAGTGTGGACTTCGTCGATGAAGAGGAAGACCGCATCTTTCGTGCGGGACACTTGTTCTTGGAGGATGAATCGTTCGTATGCTTCGATGACGGGTGCCAAGTGGCCGCCCATCGCGAGCGACAGGGCAGGGTTGTCGGCGGGAACGTACAAGACGCGTTCGCGCGGGACGTTCTCCTCAATCAGCGCGGCCATGAGATGGCCCAAGAGCGTTGTCTTTCCGACCTGGCGCGGGCCTGCGACGACCTCGAACGGCAGTTCCCGGATCCGGTTGTGAAGATGTTCGAATGAGCGTCGTTTGTGTGGGCTACGGCGGATCAGGTCCGAGACCTGCCCCGTCTCCCAGTGACGATTGAACTGCCGGAGGACGCGGATGATGTCGGCGTCGGGCATGCTCTTAGATAGCCACCGAAGTTTATAAGGATTCGGATGTAACCGATAATTCTCATAGTATTTTCTCGGTTATGACCGAAAACCGCCCACAACGGATGAAAACGGCGACCGCCAGCGAAACCATTCACCCGGAACGGCCAAACCGGGGCGTGCAGGCACTTCGACGAACTCCGCGGGAAGAACCACGGTGGCAGGGCAACTTGCCTCGATTGACGCCCGCGCCCTCCAAGATCCGAACGCGCCGCGAATCAACGGTGGTCGACATCTGCCCTCGATGCGGCTCGGACATCGAGAGGTGCCATATCTGTGATTTGACGGCGAGGCACTTCGTATCGCCCCCGATCGATCACGTCGGCTACCGCGACCTCTACGTCTCGCGGCATGCACCTCGTCCTACTCCACGTGGAGGACGCCAGTTTTCGAACGGAGGTGGTAGAAGAGCTCGGCAGCGCGCAGTGGGAGATCGGGATGTACGCGGCGAGGGATCAGGAGGCCGGCGCCATCCCAGGCTGAGCGCTTGATGACTCGCGACCCGCGTCATCGGCGTTTCAAACCTTCTCTGCGGGCTCGTGCGTTAGGCTGGCCACGCGCGGATGCCACCGAAGACCGGCGGCCGCGCCGCGCACCGCCATCACCGACGCCGTCTCGTTATCATCCGCGTCGCACAAACCGCGCCTTTGCAGCCCGGATCATTCGCGGGTATCCCGTTCCGCGGTCGTCAAAGAGGAGGATCCAGACCTTCCGATCGCCCCGTATGACGGCATAACACGAACGGTGCTTACCGACCCGGAGGCGATGGAGCGAAGATCCTTGGCCCAAGTCGGTGAGTTTGACGACGTCTACGCCGGCTCTCGGGCGAAACGGGTCCTCGGCGAGCGCATCGATTCCCTTCTCAAAGCGTCTTCTCGAGTTTTCGGGAAGCGCCAAGTACTCGCGTTCGGCGGCCGGGTGGAAGGAGACCGAGTAGCGTGGAGCGGGCGCCCCCACTGATTTGGGGCTTGCCACGATTCACTTCCGCGAACGCTTCCCCTTGGCCTTTACTTTTGACCAAGGAACGGTCGCGACACGTCTTTCCCGAAGGTCGGAAAGGCGTCGCTCCATCTCGGCGATGGCCGCATCCGACGGATAGCGTTCGGCCACATCGGCAAGAAACTCGTCCCATGACATGTCGCCCTTAAGGAGAGCCAATCTGTCCCGTAGGCTGGATGCGAGCGTGATAGTCGTGTGGGACGACGCCATCGCATCACAATTGGGCAATTGAGCAATTAAATGTTGTGGTTGGGCGGGGTTATGGAGCACGATCTGAGGGCCAAGCATCGGGTTCGGCTGAGGAGTTGCGCTATTGGCAATAAGAGGGATCGTCGCGGGGCCGGCGAAAGTAAAGCGGCACGCGCGGCTTGCGCGGCCCCTGGGCGGCGAAACCACTCGCACGGAG is a genomic window of Euryarchaeota archaeon containing:
- a CDS encoding DUF86 domain-containing protein, with amino-acid sequence MLELAERISRHTSGGKGAFHQSEMAQDAVLRNFEVIGEISKRVSDALKKETPQIAWTEMARFRDLLIHGYDRIELSEVWSTVEIHVPKLMDELRKLAKHRGWK
- a CDS encoding nucleotidyltransferase family protein is translated as MIRKRRAEILALAAKRGAKNIRVFGSVARGDANERSDIDFLVEFEPGRTLVDHAGLVDDLERLLGARVDVVSQGALHPLMRQTVLAEAVAV
- a CDS encoding PIN domain-containing protein; this translates as MRLVVDSNVVFAALLRDGATRAILVDPPLGLVAPEWMLAEMRRHRRAIIERANLSGPEFNLLFLLVTDGIEIVARVDYDAFIGEATNRMRGRDPGDAPFLALALALDCDGIWTQNVRHFENTGARIWTTKDLLSWTSDHERV
- a CDS encoding ATP-binding protein, producing the protein MPDADIIRVLRQFNRHWETGQVSDLIRRSPHKRRSFEHLHNRIRELPFEVVAGPRQVGKTTLLGHLMAALIEENVPRERVLYVPADNPALSLAMGGHLAPVIEAYERFILQEQVSRTKDAVFLFIDEVHTLPDWGSELKGLYDLYHPALRVLATGSSSAALINPPTADLPGRVERSHIHPLKFGEVVQNALPTTGPLHAQARATRRLFATSTRASRHALASSLEALYRAASEHEGEIKALFDIYVLRGGYPAAQPPSTEEDAMRFFENTTDTVLSKDLKLYEKVRKPGAFRAFLSKLAKEQGGKFVAASYAKDLGVDKETPATWKSIAEELFIVHQLPQLNGSLKIVPAKADKAYIQDAGLRTYLSASPRLEDLERSGEIGRIVEGVLFDHLRRLQFNTIGHRAGRIGYWERPEVDFLVELPGTWLAVECKYRAAGSTGRKRLGDAFRETNDVIPLLATRDAFDVGADVWSIPVWLLLLTS